In the Helianthus annuus cultivar XRQ/B chromosome 11, HanXRQr2.0-SUNRISE, whole genome shotgun sequence genome, one interval contains:
- the LOC110888911 gene encoding protein NYNRIN-like: MCIDFKDLNKACPKDAYPLPEIDLKVDSLVPYRFKCFLDAYKGYHQIKMSKEDEEKTAFHTDVGIFCYTKMPFGLRNAGATYQRLMDKVFETQIGRNLEVYVDDLVVKSSEEKQMLADIEETFQRLREYNIKLNPKKCSFGVEEGKFLGVVVTRDGFKANPEKIAAISRMPSPRTLKEAQALNGRLVAINRFLARHAEKSLPFIKTLKDCLNKKNFKWTSGAEQALQEMKRFIERLPTLTAPRPNEVLKMYLAAAHTAVSAVLMVEREGKQTPIYYISRVLAGPETRYPTLEKLVLALVHATRRLRRYFQPHRVQILTNYPLQQVLHKPEVSGRLAKWAIELGALDIEYQKRTAVKGQVIADFLAEIPEGEVVTDPVIQDTPESSTTRQTWKLYTDGSSSGKGSGAGLMLISPDQIRLMYALRFEFECSNNEAEYEALLAGLRMAKSMGAARVDAYVDSLLVNNQVNETYEAKDEAMAKYLAKTKELMDSFDKVTLNHVHRGKNQIADALSKLATSGMEKEVKVETLQTPSIEPRSVSAVTIEEPCWYTPILRILVAGELPPAKGEAQKVQTKALQYEVNDGVLYRKSYLGPLLRCVSPVEAKYLLSEIHAGICDIHAGPRAVVAKIHSAGYYWPGMHEDAVTELRKCRSCQKFAPQTIRPKNSLVPVTAAWPFQKWAVDIVGPFPPAPGKLKYLIVAVDYFTKWVEAKPLAKITAENAKKFLWEHIVCRFGLPLYLVSDNGTQFTDRIFQEWCTDLHIQQIFTSVAHPQGNGQVERTNRSLLEGIKKRLGHEGSSWVEELPHVLWAHRTMPKTSNNETPFSLTYGMEAMIPAEAGLPSLRRLSIGNDNDQSLREGLDLLEERREAAAISEARYKKALEKYYNKRVAKLSFQAGDYVMRDNEASRMEPSGKLGPNWEGPYVIQKDLGKGAYRLSRLDGTPVPRSWNIAQLRKCYL, from the coding sequence atgtgcatcgatttcaAAGACCTGAACAAGGCGTGCCCGAAAGACGCGTACCCGTTGCCCGAGATTGATTTAAAAGTCGATTCCCTGGTACCCTATCGATTCAAGTGTTTCCTAGACGCGTATAAAGGGTACCACCAAATTAAGATGTCCAAGGAAGATGAAGAGAAAACTGCGTTTCATACCGACGTTGGCATCTTCTGTTATACCAAGATGCCTTTCGGACTACGAAACGCAGGAGCTACCTATCAGAGGCTCATGGACAAGGTGTTCGAAACACAGATCGGGCGAAATTTGGAAGTCTATGTAGACGACCTTGTAGTTAAAAGCAGCGAAGAAAAACAGATGTTGGCAGATATAGAGGAAACTTTCCAGCGGCTCAGAGAATACAACATAAAATTAAATCCAAAAAAATGTTCGTTTGGGGTGGAAGAGGGGAAGTTCCTGGGGGTAGTCGTCACCCGAGACGGTTTTAAAGCTAACCCAGAAAAAATAGCCGCCATATCGCGAATGCCTTCTCCCCGAACGCTGAAAGAAGCTCAAGCCCTAAATGGACGACTGGTAGCAATCAACAGGTTCTTAGCGAGGCACGCCGAAAAGTCATTGCCATTCATAAAAACATTAAAAGATTGCCTCAACAAGAAGAATTTCAAATGGACCAGCGGAGCGGAACAGGCTCTGCAGGAAATGAAGCGTTTTATAGAAAGGTTACCTACGCTGACCGCGCCCAGACCCAATGAAGTACTAAAGATGTATTTAGCGGCAGCTCACACGGCGGTGAGCGCCGTGCTCATGGTCGAACGAGAGGGGAAACAAACACCAATATACTACATAAGCCGGGTGCTAGCGGGGCCTGAAACGCGCTATCCTACACTGGAAAAGCTAGTCTTAGCATTAGTACACGCCACGAGGCGATTAAGAAGGTACTTTCAGCCACACCGTGTACAAATCTTAACCAACTACCCGCTACAGCAGGTTCTGCACAAGCCAGAGGTTTCGGGCAGGTTGGCTAAATGGGCCATCGAGCTGGGGGCTCTAGATATTGAGTATCAGAAGCGAACGGCGGTTAAAGGGCAGGTGATTGCTGATTTCTTAGCCGAGATACCGGAAGGAGAAGTCGTTACGGACCCAGTCATTCAAGATACACCAGAGTCCAGCACTACAAGGCAGACTTGGAAGCTATACACTGACGGATCATCTAGTGGAAAGGGGTCCGGTGCAGGCCTAATGCTGATAAGTCCAGATCAAATCAGGCTAATGTACGCCCTACGTTTTGAATTTGAATGTTCTAATAATGAAGCGGAATATGAGGCATTATTAGCAGGGTTACGAATGGCAAAATCCATGGGGGCGGCCAGAGTAGACGCATATGTCGACTCGCTGCTGGTTAACAATCAGGTAAACGAAACGTATGAAGCTAAAGACGAGGCAATGGCGAAATACCTGGCGAAAACCAAAGAACTCATGGATTCCTTCGACAAGGTCACGCTCAACCATGTACACAGAGGGAAGAATCAAATAGCAGACGCCCTAAGCAAACTCGCCACCTCAGGCATGGAAAAGGAAGTCAAAGTCGAAACGTTACAGACACCCTCAATCGAACCACGAAGTGTCTCCGCTGTCACAATAGAAGAACCTTGCTGGTATACTCCTATCCTACGCATTCTCGTAGCAGGTGAACTACCTCCCGCCAAGGGCGAGGCACAAAAGGTACAAACGAAAGCGCTACAATATGAAGTCAACGATGGTGTCCTCTACCGAAAATCTTACTTGGGTCCGTTGCTCCGATGCGTTTCCCCAGTAGAGGCAAAGTACCTCCTCAGCGAGATTCACGCGGGTATATGCGACATACACGCCGGACCTAGAGCAGTGGTTGCCAAAATCCATAGTGCGGGATattactggcccgggatgcacgAAGACGCTGTAACGGAGCTGCGAAAATGCCGCAGTTGCCAGAAGTTTGCTCCTCAGACGATACGGCCCAAAAACAGCCTGGTACCGGTGACAGCAGCGTGGCCTTTCCAGAAATGGGCCGTGGATATCGTAGGACCTTTCCCGCCGGCCCCCGGAAAGCTGAAATACCTAattgtggcggttgattacttcaccaaatgggtagaagcaaaaccttTGGCCAAGATAACGGCGGAAAATGCCAAAAAATTCCTCTGGGAGCACATCGTATGCAGGTTCGGGTTACCGCTCTACCTGGTAAGTGACAATGGGACACAGTTCACGGACAGAATTTTCCAGGAATGGTGCACCGATCTCCACATCCAGCAGATTTTCACGTCGGTAGCACACCCACAGGGTAACGGACAGGTGGAGCGGACGAACAGGAGTTTGCTGGAGGGCATCAAAAAGCGACTGGGGCACGAGGGAAGCTCGTGGGTGGAAGAATTGCCACATGTCCTTTGGGCACATAGAACAATGCCCAAAACTAGCAACAACGAAACCCCATTCAGCCTCACCTACGGAATGGAGGCAATGATACCCGCTGAAGCAGGGTTACCATCATTACGCCGTCTCAGCATAGGCAATGACAACGACCAATCGCTGAGAGAGGGTTTAGATCTGTTGGAAGAAAGGCGTGAGGCGGCCGCCATCAGCGAGGCACGATACAAGAAAGCGTTGGAAAAATATTACAACAAACGGGTAGCTAAGCTAAGTTTCCAGGCAGGTGATTACGTCATGCGTGACAACGAAGCAAGTCGAATGGAACCTTCAGGAAAACTGGGTCCAAACTGGGAAGGCCCCTATGTCATTCAAAAAGATCTTGGTAAAGGGGCCTATCGCCTATCCCGACTAGATGGCACGCCTGTACCGCGCAGTTGGAACATCGCCCAGTTGAGGAAATGCTACCTGTAA